In Sporosarcina psychrophila, a genomic segment contains:
- a CDS encoding PLP-dependent cysteine synthase family protein — MKVYGSVQELVGNTPVVEISRIHIPNNCRIFAKLEYLNPGGSVKDRLGLTLIEDAEQSGSLLPGGTIIEATAGNTGIGLALAAIGKGYHVIFVVPEKFSLEKQTLMRALGAGIINTPTELGMGGAIEKAKELVLQTPGAFTPSQFSNPANPATYMKTLGPELWRDLDGEIDVFVAGAGSGGTFMGTSQFLKERNPGVKTVVVEPEGSILNGGAAGSHVTEGIGMEFLPDYMDPTYFDAIHTVSDEDAFMQLRSLAKNEGLLVGSSSGAAFYGSLREAEIAKAGSHIVTIFPDSSERYLSQNIYDLFKGRE; from the coding sequence ATGAAAGTTTACGGTAGTGTACAAGAATTAGTTGGAAACACGCCGGTTGTTGAGATTAGTCGTATTCATATTCCAAATAATTGTCGGATATTCGCAAAGCTAGAGTATCTAAATCCAGGAGGAAGCGTAAAGGATCGACTCGGATTAACACTCATTGAGGATGCAGAGCAATCGGGAAGTTTGTTGCCGGGTGGAACAATTATTGAAGCGACGGCGGGAAATACGGGTATCGGCTTGGCTCTTGCAGCGATTGGAAAAGGCTATCATGTGATATTTGTCGTTCCAGAAAAGTTTAGTTTAGAAAAACAAACACTTATGCGTGCACTTGGTGCTGGAATTATCAATACACCAACCGAACTAGGCATGGGTGGTGCGATTGAGAAAGCGAAAGAGCTTGTTTTACAAACACCCGGTGCTTTTACACCCTCACAGTTTTCAAATCCCGCAAATCCGGCGACGTATATGAAAACACTTGGACCCGAATTATGGCGTGATTTAGATGGGGAAATCGACGTTTTTGTTGCGGGAGCGGGGTCTGGTGGTACATTTATGGGGACCTCGCAGTTTTTGAAAGAACGCAACCCGGGTGTGAAAACAGTTGTCGTGGAACCTGAAGGCTCTATACTCAACGGTGGAGCAGCAGGATCTCATGTAACAGAAGGAATTGGAATGGAGTTTTTACCAGACTACATGGACCCAACGTATTTTGATGCCATTCATACAGTTAGCGACGAGGACGCGTTCATGCAATTGCGTTCATTGGCGAAAAATGAGGGGTTGCTCGTTGGAAGTTCTTCTGGCGCTGCATTCTATGGTTCTTTACGTGAAGCTGAAATTGCGAAAGCGGGAAGCCATATTGTTACCATTTTTCCTGATTCCAGTGAGCGTTATTTAAGTCAGAACATCTATGATCTATTTAAAGGGAGAGAATAA
- a CDS encoding bifunctional cystathionine gamma-lyase/homocysteine desulfhydrase yields the protein MRAKTKLIHGGIVGDATTGAVSTPIYQVSTYKQQTVGQFNGYEYSRTGNPTRHALEVLISDLEGGKAGFAFGSGMAAISSVIMLFSKGDHIVLTDDVYGGTYRVITKVLNRFGISATFVDSSDITKVDEAIKENTKAIFLESPTNPLLKITDIEAVTKLAKEKGLLTIVDNTFMTPYFQQPIAQGADIVLHSATKYIGGHSDVVAGLVVVATEKLAEDLHFIQNSVGAILGPQDSWLLIRGIKTLGLRMEEHNVNAQKIAEFLDGHAAVGKVYYPGLKTHPGRELMTRQATGFGGMISFDVGSEKKADELLAKLRYFTLAESLGAVESLISIPARMTHASIPRERRLQLGITDGLVRISVGIEDVEDLLEDLAKALA from the coding sequence ATGCGTGCAAAAACGAAATTAATCCACGGCGGTATTGTTGGAGATGCAACGACAGGTGCAGTTTCCACACCCATATATCAAGTAAGTACGTACAAGCAACAGACAGTCGGTCAATTTAACGGGTATGAATATTCACGTACAGGTAACCCAACTCGTCATGCGCTAGAAGTATTAATTAGCGATTTAGAAGGCGGAAAAGCGGGCTTTGCTTTTGGCTCCGGAATGGCAGCGATTAGTTCGGTTATAATGTTATTTAGTAAAGGTGACCATATTGTTCTAACAGACGATGTATATGGTGGAACATACCGTGTCATTACGAAAGTATTAAATCGCTTTGGCATCTCGGCAACATTCGTTGATTCTAGTGATATCACGAAAGTGGATGAAGCAATTAAAGAAAATACAAAAGCGATTTTCTTGGAATCCCCAACGAATCCACTGTTAAAAATAACGGATATTGAAGCTGTTACTAAGCTTGCAAAAGAAAAGGGATTGCTCACAATTGTCGACAATACGTTTATGACCCCATATTTTCAACAACCAATCGCTCAAGGCGCAGATATTGTATTGCATAGTGCGACGAAATATATCGGAGGTCATAGTGACGTCGTAGCAGGGCTTGTCGTGGTAGCAACAGAGAAACTTGCAGAGGATTTACATTTCATTCAAAACTCGGTGGGCGCTATTCTTGGGCCACAGGATTCATGGTTATTGATTCGCGGTATAAAAACGCTCGGACTTCGTATGGAAGAGCATAATGTGAATGCGCAGAAAATCGCGGAGTTTTTAGATGGACACGCGGCAGTGGGGAAAGTGTATTATCCGGGACTTAAAACACATCCGGGCCGAGAATTGATGACAAGGCAAGCGACCGGCTTCGGTGGTATGATTTCGTTCGATGTTGGAAGCGAAAAGAAAGCTGATGAGTTGCTTGCAAAATTGCGCTACTTTACGCTTGCGGAAAGTTTGGGAGCAGTTGAAAGTTTGATTTCTATACCTGCACGCATGACACATGCGTCAATTCCGCGTGAACGCAGATTGCAACTAGGGATTACAGATGGTCTTGTACGCATTTCGGTAGGAATTGAAGATGTGGAAGATTTACTTGAAGACTTGGCAAAAGCGTTAGCATAA
- a CDS encoding methyl-accepting chemotaxis protein, whose protein sequence is MSRLAQEVVKKIRFGKVNWTNVSSRVTNITFKTRLLFAILTILLISTVTIGFTAYEKMTKSTIELVSSHLEREVTIVNDLAKTLMLIHIGNKENFMSALEEVVKRQHVSLTQDGYNATMFYSKDDQLIPFAVSKNTNLSLSNQIVEKINQDGKGILHETIQGNPHTISYYRVQELGGEFVIVVPDSDYLADTKEMGTQILISILIALIIALLLIAPTIHRMTKPIIVLQQKMRMVREGDLGVDLAIQSSTPEFQSLIKSFRMMIESMSYMLVEIKNTSIQLAQTGSHLNVSSTALLTKNDYLNAQVSELETIAAETVSVSATQQQAFQQMKVQMATLFNEMEEVFHESTITKQVVKTGETSTIEAAKMMRIFFRSMESVIQTIDDLHEKFMSVSSVVSTIDSITDQTRMLALNAKIEATRAGKAGAGFLVVANEVQRLAEQSANATGEIKGTILQMEQSVDRTTLNIEEMQVDATNFESITQENSGNFKAAADQIKVLDRRLFVMKDHLNSLESGLPLLEASTKQVENVSGKNKSNAAQMMRAFQEQFEAMQAVEKTGSELSSLSNKLLVNANQFTTSI, encoded by the coding sequence TTGAGTCGATTGGCACAAGAAGTCGTTAAGAAGATAAGATTTGGAAAAGTAAACTGGACGAATGTATCTTCTAGAGTTACCAACATCACATTTAAAACTCGATTACTTTTCGCAATTCTAACAATCCTGCTAATATCCACGGTTACAATAGGATTCACAGCGTATGAAAAAATGACGAAAAGCACTATTGAACTCGTCTCTTCCCATTTGGAACGAGAGGTGACAATTGTCAATGATCTAGCGAAAACATTGATGTTGATACATATCGGGAATAAGGAAAATTTTATGTCTGCTCTTGAAGAGGTTGTTAAGAGGCAGCATGTATCATTAACTCAAGATGGTTATAATGCAACGATGTTTTACTCAAAAGATGATCAGCTGATTCCCTTTGCGGTTAGTAAAAATACAAATCTGAGCTTGTCCAATCAAATTGTGGAGAAAATCAATCAAGACGGTAAAGGTATTTTACATGAAACGATCCAAGGAAACCCGCATACTATTAGCTATTATCGTGTTCAAGAGTTAGGCGGGGAATTTGTTATTGTTGTTCCGGACAGTGATTATTTGGCGGATACGAAAGAAATGGGAACCCAAATTTTGATATCGATCCTAATTGCGTTAATCATTGCATTGTTACTGATTGCGCCAACGATTCACCGAATGACGAAACCGATAATTGTATTGCAACAAAAAATGCGCATGGTCAGGGAAGGGGATTTAGGAGTTGATTTGGCGATTCAATCTTCTACACCTGAATTCCAATCGCTCATTAAAAGCTTCAGGATGATGATTGAAAGTATGTCCTATATGCTCGTGGAAATAAAAAACACTAGTATACAACTAGCACAGACTGGAAGTCATTTAAACGTCAGCTCAACTGCACTGCTGACAAAAAATGATTATTTGAATGCTCAGGTTTCAGAGTTGGAGACGATTGCTGCAGAGACGGTTTCTGTATCAGCAACACAGCAGCAAGCCTTCCAGCAGATGAAAGTTCAAATGGCTACGTTGTTTAATGAAATGGAAGAAGTTTTTCATGAGTCAACGATTACAAAACAAGTCGTGAAAACAGGAGAGACTTCGACAATCGAGGCAGCAAAAATGATGAGAATCTTCTTCCGAAGTATGGAAAGTGTCATTCAAACGATTGATGACTTACATGAAAAGTTCATGTCCGTTTCTAGTGTAGTTAGCACCATTGATAGCATTACTGACCAAACGCGTATGCTTGCATTAAATGCGAAAATCGAAGCAACTAGAGCTGGAAAAGCAGGAGCAGGATTCTTAGTGGTAGCAAATGAGGTCCAACGATTAGCGGAGCAATCGGCTAACGCTACAGGAGAAATTAAAGGTACTATTTTACAAATGGAACAATCCGTTGATAGGACTACTTTGAATATAGAAGAGATGCAAGTAGATGCAACAAATTTTGAAAGTATTACACAAGAAAATAGTGGGAATTTCAAGGCCGCTGCAGATCAAATCAAGGTATTGGATCGAAGGTTATTTGTTATGAAAGATCACTTGAACTCGTTGGAAAGCGGACTACCGTTATTGGAGGCATCTACGAAACAAGTAGAAAATGTTTCCGGAAAAAATAAAAGTAATGCAGCTCAAATGATGCGCGCATTTCAGGAACAATTTGAAGCGATGCAAGCTGTTGAAAAAACGGGGTCAGAGTTATCTTCTCTTTCCAATAAACTGTTGGTTAACGCCAATCAATTCACTACTTCAATTTGA
- a CDS encoding OsmC family protein: MAQHHFHLKADWPGLRNDIGTIDAGNLKTEISIPTEMDGPGIGTNPDEMLLGAAATCYIITLAAMMERSKLEKVALTMESVGVVDVTNGVITYKKIIHKPEIVLKKDATERDEALAHKLAEKAETSCMISRAIKGNVEIELDTTVIK; this comes from the coding sequence ATGGCACAACATCACTTCCATTTAAAAGCTGACTGGCCAGGTTTACGGAATGATATAGGAACAATCGATGCGGGAAATTTAAAGACGGAGATTTCAATTCCAACCGAAATGGACGGGCCGGGAATTGGTACAAATCCGGATGAAATGCTGCTAGGTGCAGCGGCGACATGTTATATTATTACACTTGCGGCTATGATGGAGCGAAGTAAATTGGAGAAAGTCGCCTTGACGATGGAGTCAGTTGGTGTTGTCGATGTAACGAACGGTGTCATTACATATAAAAAGATTATTCATAAACCAGAAATCGTATTGAAAAAGGACGCAACTGAAAGGGATGAAGCACTGGCACACAAGCTTGCGGAAAAAGCTGAAACGTCCTGTATGATTAGTCGTGCTATCAAAGGAAATGTAGAAATTGAGTTAGATACAACTGTAATAAAATAG
- a CDS encoding DUF2087 domain-containing protein, with protein MDMSLDYPVEVMEKGYIEENRYYRCLLCGEEVEKGIIYPVGDVLFTDWRYMEHHIERTHGSVFERLLSGGKEQTGLSDQQSKLLSLIYAGKTDKEIQQELKIGSMSTIRNHRFSLRKKEKQAKTLLALMNLVKRQQEIVTDEPNIDKPNEKSFEPSTELARYFSEEDGRLKTLRMKEQEKNRLLAEIALLFKPNKVYSEGEVNAILVTIFEDYMLLRREMVDRDVLTRNAEGSAYRLVQSLEKGDVDEMDFKKEMKLKAKEDKPSYGIFQIKNVKNGKLFVNSTPNFKTLNGLKFMLTTGGHKNKELQTDWDEHGKDNFEIEILETIDEKDWQGISKSKILEKQLDKWVEELQPYGEKGYNRIKKM; from the coding sequence ATGGATATGTCACTAGATTACCCGGTAGAAGTTATGGAAAAGGGATACATCGAAGAGAATCGTTATTATCGCTGTTTATTATGTGGTGAAGAAGTTGAAAAAGGGATCATTTATCCTGTAGGAGATGTACTTTTCACAGATTGGCGTTATATGGAACACCATATTGAAAGGACGCATGGCAGTGTTTTTGAACGATTACTCTCAGGTGGTAAGGAACAGACGGGGCTGTCCGACCAACAGTCGAAATTGCTTTCTTTGATTTACGCAGGAAAGACAGATAAAGAAATTCAACAGGAACTGAAAATCGGAAGCATGTCGACGATTCGTAATCATCGTTTTTCATTACGCAAAAAAGAAAAACAAGCAAAAACCCTGCTGGCTCTCATGAATTTAGTGAAACGGCAACAAGAAATCGTAACAGATGAACCGAATATCGATAAGCCGAATGAGAAATCATTTGAACCTTCAACAGAATTAGCGCGCTATTTCTCTGAGGAGGATGGGCGTTTGAAAACACTACGTATGAAAGAGCAAGAAAAAAATCGCCTGTTAGCAGAAATTGCGTTGCTCTTCAAACCGAATAAAGTGTATTCAGAAGGTGAAGTCAATGCGATTTTGGTGACGATCTTCGAAGATTATATGCTGTTACGGCGGGAGATGGTCGACCGTGATGTGTTAACGCGTAATGCTGAAGGAAGTGCATATCGCCTTGTGCAAAGTCTAGAAAAAGGAGATGTCGATGAAATGGATTTTAAAAAAGAAATGAAATTGAAAGCGAAAGAAGATAAACCGAGTTATGGAATATTTCAAATCAAGAATGTAAAGAACGGGAAGCTTTTTGTAAATTCGACACCGAATTTCAAAACATTGAACGGATTAAAATTCATGTTAACTACCGGCGGGCATAAAAATAAAGAACTACAAACCGATTGGGATGAACATGGAAAAGACAATTTTGAAATTGAAATACTTGAAACGATAGATGAAAAGGATTGGCAGGGGATTAGTAAAAGTAAAATCCTTGAGAAGCAGTTGGATAAGTGGGTAGAAGAGTTACAGCCATATGGGGAAAAAGGATACAATCGTATTAAAAAAATGTGA
- a CDS encoding GbsR/MarR family transcriptional regulator gives MNGNEKLEKARERIIESIAQNIHLYGLTPSAGRQYGTMFFHNEPLTLDDMTEELGMSKTSMSTSVRALSDLKLVERAWKRGVRKDLYQVKDDWYQSFIDLFSIKWRRSVSLHSAAIRRSLAELEGLVNDPAIDDELREEVTIDIEKLLYLRDYYDWLDRLVDAFEDHDIFNLVPIKKPEQDTPNK, from the coding sequence ATGAACGGTAATGAAAAACTTGAAAAAGCTCGTGAGAGGATTATTGAATCCATCGCACAAAATATACATCTTTATGGTCTTACACCTTCTGCTGGAAGACAGTATGGCACGATGTTTTTTCATAATGAGCCGTTAACATTGGATGACATGACAGAAGAACTCGGGATGAGTAAAACGAGCATGAGCACATCTGTCAGAGCACTATCCGATTTGAAGTTAGTGGAACGTGCTTGGAAAAGAGGGGTCCGAAAAGACCTTTATCAAGTGAAGGATGATTGGTATCAAAGCTTTATTGACCTATTTTCAATAAAGTGGAGAAGATCTGTTTCCTTGCATTCAGCCGCAATAAGAAGGTCTTTGGCTGAACTGGAAGGACTAGTAAACGATCCCGCGATAGATGATGAATTGAGAGAAGAAGTAACTATAGATATTGAAAAATTACTATACCTACGAGATTATTACGATTGGCTCGATCGTCTTGTTGATGCTTTTGAAGATCATGATATTTTTAATCTCGTGCCAATTAAAAAGCCTGAACAGGATACGCCCAATAAGTGA
- a CDS encoding quaternary amine ABC transporter ATP-binding protein → MSEQIASKKIQVINTTKIFGKNAKRASQLLNEGKTKGEILKATGATVGVKNASFDVYEGEIFVIMGLSGSGKSTLVRLLNRLIDPTMGNILLDGEDIVGMNKEQLRNVRRKKIGMVFQNFALFPHKTILENAEYGLEIQGVAKAERQVKAKESLGLVGLAGYEDQFPSQLSGGMQQRVGLARALANGPDILLMDEAFSALDPLIRKDMQDELLQLHNDMGKTIIFITHDLDEALRIGDRIALMKDGEIVQVGTPEEILMSPSNEYVERFVEDVDLSKVLTAGHIMKKAETVQIDRGARVALRMMKQLGISSIYVVDKAKRLLGAVTAQDASLAIETGKTLEEIMITDLPMILLDTVLIDLFDIVSTAVIPVAVVDENNKLQGIIIRGALIGALSGDNQFINNNGTFDSDEHTDTEAKING, encoded by the coding sequence ATGAGTGAACAGATTGCCAGTAAGAAAATCCAAGTGATAAACACCACAAAGATTTTCGGTAAAAATGCGAAGCGGGCTTCCCAGCTTCTAAATGAAGGAAAAACAAAAGGTGAGATTTTGAAAGCCACCGGCGCAACAGTCGGGGTGAAAAATGCATCATTCGATGTGTACGAAGGTGAAATATTTGTCATTATGGGATTGTCAGGTAGCGGAAAATCAACGCTTGTTAGATTACTGAACAGGCTGATTGACCCAACAATGGGCAATATCCTGCTAGACGGTGAGGACATCGTTGGGATGAATAAAGAACAACTTCGTAATGTAAGGCGTAAGAAAATTGGAATGGTATTTCAAAACTTCGCACTCTTTCCCCACAAGACGATTCTTGAAAACGCGGAATATGGCTTAGAAATCCAAGGAGTAGCGAAGGCAGAACGTCAAGTCAAAGCGAAAGAATCCTTAGGACTAGTCGGACTTGCAGGATATGAAGATCAATTCCCTAGCCAGCTGAGCGGAGGCATGCAACAGCGTGTTGGTTTAGCGAGAGCGCTAGCTAATGGACCAGATATTTTGCTGATGGACGAAGCATTCAGTGCGCTTGATCCGTTAATCCGCAAAGATATGCAAGACGAATTATTGCAACTTCATAATGATATGGGGAAAACAATTATTTTCATTACGCATGACTTAGATGAGGCACTTCGTATAGGCGACCGCATTGCATTGATGAAAGACGGGGAAATTGTTCAAGTGGGTACGCCCGAAGAGATATTGATGAGTCCGTCGAATGAATATGTAGAACGCTTTGTTGAAGATGTGGATCTTTCTAAAGTATTGACAGCGGGACATATTATGAAAAAAGCAGAGACGGTTCAAATCGACCGTGGAGCGAGAGTAGCTCTTCGAATGATGAAACAACTTGGGATATCTTCAATTTACGTTGTCGATAAAGCAAAGCGTCTTTTAGGTGCGGTCACGGCCCAAGATGCGAGTTTGGCTATTGAAACAGGGAAGACACTTGAAGAAATAATGATTACCGACCTTCCGATGATTCTTCTGGATACCGTGCTAATCGATCTGTTCGATATCGTATCGACAGCGGTTATTCCGGTTGCAGTCGTTGATGAAAATAACAAGCTACAGGGAATTATTATTCGTGGTGCATTGATTGGTGCATTATCAGGTGATAATCAGTTTATCAATAATAACGGAACTTTCGATTCCGATGAACATACGGATACGGAGGCGAAGATAAATGGATAA
- a CDS encoding ABC transporter permease codes for MDKYLPRLPFAEWIDNGVDWLVLTFGTVFDGISDFLKGIVEGSVELLDIVPSILLAVLFALLAWFVSTRRIAIFTLFGLLFIDYLGYWYPMLQMLALVLTSVFFALIIGIPVGIWGSQQATARKIINPLLDLMQTMPAFVYLLPAIFFFNIGVVPGVVASVIFSMPPTIRLTMLGIEQVPKDLIEATEAFGSTTWQRLSKVQIPLAKPTIMAGVNQSIMLSLSMVVIASMVGAPGLGEEVYRAVTQLKTGVGFETGLSIVIVAIILDRITQHAGKKKQGGTKL; via the coding sequence ATGGATAAATATTTACCTCGTTTGCCATTTGCAGAGTGGATTGACAATGGAGTCGATTGGCTCGTACTAACTTTCGGTACAGTGTTTGACGGGATTTCAGATTTTCTCAAAGGAATAGTTGAAGGATCAGTGGAATTGCTCGATATCGTGCCATCTATTTTACTTGCCGTGCTATTTGCCTTGCTTGCGTGGTTCGTATCTACTCGCCGCATTGCCATATTTACATTGTTCGGCTTGCTGTTCATCGATTACTTGGGCTATTGGTACCCGATGCTGCAAATGCTGGCGCTCGTACTCACCTCTGTATTCTTCGCACTGATAATCGGAATTCCAGTCGGTATTTGGGGATCACAACAAGCGACAGCAAGAAAAATCATCAATCCCTTATTGGATTTGATGCAAACCATGCCGGCATTCGTTTATTTATTGCCAGCTATATTCTTCTTTAACATCGGGGTCGTCCCAGGTGTTGTGGCATCTGTTATCTTCTCAATGCCGCCAACAATTCGTTTGACAATGCTTGGAATAGAACAAGTTCCGAAAGATTTAATCGAAGCGACAGAAGCATTTGGTTCTACAACTTGGCAGAGATTGAGCAAAGTACAAATTCCGCTTGCAAAACCTACAATTATGGCGGGTGTCAATCAAAGTATTATGCTTTCCCTATCGATGGTCGTTATTGCATCGATGGTTGGTGCGCCAGGGCTTGGTGAAGAAGTTTACCGAGCTGTTACACAACTGAAAACGGGTGTTGGTTTTGAAACCGGATTGTCCATCGTTATCGTAGCCATCATTTTAGATCGCATCACGCAACACGCAGGAAAGAAAAAACAAGGGGGAACTAAACTATGA
- a CDS encoding glycine betaine ABC transporter substrate-binding protein, producing MKLTKKVLGLGAVALLAVGLAACGSDKNEADGDSTKTVGESVDYKITGIDPGAGIMEATEKVLTEYDLTDWDLTTGSSAAMTASLKKAYDKEQPIIVTGWTPHWKFAKYDLKYLEDPKGVYGGEEQIRTIGRIGLAEDLPEAHQILSKFNWTEEDMGEIMVAIQEGEKEDAAAQKWVEANEEKVAVWTEGVEKVDGDKIKLAYVAWDSEIASHNVMKIVLEDMGYKVTLTQVEAGPLWTAVADGSADASLAAWMPLTHKTYADKFEGKFEELGVNMEGVKVGLVVPKYMDIDSIEDLKK from the coding sequence ATGAAATTAACAAAAAAAGTATTAGGACTTGGAGCGGTTGCTCTGCTTGCAGTAGGACTTGCTGCATGTGGCAGTGACAAGAATGAAGCAGACGGAGACTCCACGAAAACAGTTGGTGAATCAGTAGACTATAAGATTACAGGTATCGATCCAGGTGCAGGTATCATGGAAGCTACTGAAAAAGTACTTACAGAATATGACCTTACAGATTGGGATCTTACAACAGGTTCAAGTGCGGCAATGACAGCTTCACTGAAAAAAGCTTATGACAAAGAGCAACCGATTATCGTTACAGGTTGGACACCGCATTGGAAATTTGCGAAATACGATTTGAAATATCTTGAAGATCCAAAAGGTGTGTACGGTGGGGAAGAGCAGATCCGTACAATCGGAAGAATCGGATTAGCAGAAGATCTGCCAGAAGCGCACCAAATCTTATCGAAGTTCAACTGGACTGAAGAGGATATGGGAGAAATAATGGTAGCTATTCAAGAAGGTGAAAAAGAAGACGCGGCAGCACAAAAATGGGTTGAAGCAAATGAAGAAAAAGTGGCTGTATGGACAGAAGGCGTTGAAAAAGTGGACGGCGACAAGATCAAACTTGCTTACGTTGCATGGGACAGTGAAATCGCTAGTCATAACGTCATGAAAATTGTTTTAGAAGATATGGGTTATAAAGTGACATTAACACAAGTTGAAGCAGGTCCATTATGGACTGCAGTTGCTGACGGTAGTGCAGACGCATCGCTTGCAGCTTGGATGCCATTAACACATAAAACATATGCTGATAAATTCGAAGGTAAATTCGAAGAACTTGGCGTCAATATGGAAGGTGTCAAAGTCGGTCTAGTGGTACCGAAGTATATGGACATCGATTCAATTGAAGACTTGAAGAAATAA
- the ribE gene encoding riboflavin synthase, whose protein sequence is MFTGIIEEVGTVSAVRPAANSLQLSIRCSKVLSDVKKGDSLAVNGVCLTVSDFSSNHFTADVMPETVKATTLQALRTGSPVNLERAMAANGRFGGHIVSGHVDGTGEIVSVRQKENAIYMEISIATKLLKYFIPKGSVTVDGTSLTVFGVTSIGFIISLIPVTQGDSIIGRKRAGDRVNVECDMLAKYIERLITTDKENPTGGLTMDTLIASGFLS, encoded by the coding sequence TTGTTTACTGGGATTATTGAAGAAGTAGGAACAGTTTCAGCGGTTAGGCCAGCGGCGAATTCTTTGCAACTATCAATCCGTTGTAGCAAAGTGCTTAGCGATGTTAAAAAAGGCGATAGTCTGGCGGTGAATGGTGTCTGTTTGACGGTATCAGATTTCTCGAGCAATCATTTTACAGCTGATGTCATGCCTGAAACTGTTAAAGCGACAACGCTTCAAGCATTGCGTACGGGAAGTCCAGTTAACTTAGAACGTGCGATGGCGGCGAATGGTCGTTTCGGCGGACATATAGTCAGTGGACATGTCGATGGCACTGGCGAAATTGTTTCGGTTAGACAAAAAGAAAATGCAATCTATATGGAAATCAGTATCGCAACTAAATTATTGAAGTATTTTATCCCAAAAGGTTCAGTAACTGTGGATGGAACATCACTTACTGTATTTGGTGTGACGAGTATTGGTTTTATCATCTCATTAATTCCAGTCACGCAAGGTGACTCAATCATCGGCCGAAAACGGGCTGGGGATCGAGTGAACGTAGAATGCGATATGCTCGCGAAATATATAGAACGGCTAATAACTACAGACAAAGAGAATCCAACTGGCGGTTTAACAATGGATACCCTTATCGCCAGTGGATTCCTCAGTTAA